A genome region from Arthrobacter sp. SLBN-100 includes the following:
- a CDS encoding TIGR03885 family FMN-dependent LLM class oxidoreductase, giving the protein MVTVGFHASHEQISPGQLLKDVQHAERAGFDAAMCSDHIEPWSARQGHAGFAWSWLGAALATTNLRFGVVTAPGQRYHPAIIAHASATLAGMFPDRFWFAPGSGENMNEHITGDGWPAKDIRQRRLEECIDVIRRLHRGEEVTHRGLVTVEQARIWDVPDNPPPLIAPAVSVDTARRAAAWADGLVTVNQPPGKLREMLAAYRDNGGRGKAVLQVHLSWAGNEGEAVAVALEQWRTNTYDPPIPWDLPTAGHFDLVGEHVTEEQVRTTVNVSASLDQHVEWLSEYVELGFDELYLHFVGQEQAPFIDAFAAEVLPQLRTPESTPADTPAEPQLAAAAANPASDASA; this is encoded by the coding sequence ATGGTCACTGTCGGTTTTCACGCTTCCCATGAACAGATCAGTCCCGGTCAGCTGCTTAAGGACGTCCAGCACGCGGAGCGCGCGGGCTTTGACGCGGCCATGTGCTCGGATCACATTGAACCGTGGTCCGCCCGGCAGGGACACGCCGGGTTCGCCTGGTCCTGGCTGGGCGCAGCGCTGGCCACCACCAATCTCCGGTTCGGGGTGGTGACGGCGCCCGGCCAGCGGTACCACCCGGCCATCATCGCCCACGCCTCGGCCACCCTGGCCGGCATGTTCCCGGACCGCTTCTGGTTCGCTCCCGGCAGCGGTGAGAACATGAACGAGCACATAACCGGTGACGGGTGGCCGGCCAAGGACATCCGCCAGCGCCGGCTCGAGGAATGTATTGACGTTATCCGGCGCCTGCACCGCGGCGAGGAGGTCACCCACCGCGGCCTGGTCACCGTGGAGCAAGCCAGGATCTGGGACGTTCCGGACAATCCGCCGCCGCTCATTGCTCCTGCCGTCAGCGTGGACACCGCGCGCCGGGCGGCCGCCTGGGCGGACGGCCTGGTCACGGTCAACCAGCCTCCGGGCAAGCTCCGGGAGATGCTGGCCGCCTACCGGGACAACGGCGGGCGGGGCAAGGCTGTCCTGCAGGTCCATTTGTCCTGGGCCGGGAACGAAGGGGAAGCTGTTGCCGTTGCCCTCGAGCAGTGGCGGACCAACACCTATGATCCGCCCATCCCCTGGGACCTGCCCACAGCCGGACACTTCGACCTCGTGGGCGAACACGTGACAGAGGAGCAGGTCCGCACCACGGTGAACGTCTCGGCCAGCCTGGACCAGCACGTGGAGTGGCTGTCTGAATACGTGGAGCTGGGCTTCGACGAGCTGTACCTGCACTTCGTGGGGCAGGAGCAGGCTCCCTTCATCGACGCGTTCGCCGCGGAAGTCCTCCCGCAGCTGCGCACCCCCGAAAGCACACCTGCCGATACCCCCGCGGAACCGCAGCTTGCTGCGGCAGCCGCCAACCCGGCGTCGGACGCTTCGGCATGA
- a CDS encoding MoaD/ThiS family protein, with protein MSCASGRQWWPVPDISVVLPSILQPLAGGQSILTTPADGPVTVAKLLDAVTADFAVLARRLRDETGALRRFVNVYVDGDEVRRLQGLETEVAPGQEVLVIQSVAGG; from the coding sequence ATGTCCTGTGCGTCCGGGCGGCAGTGGTGGCCGGTGCCTGACATATCGGTAGTGCTGCCCAGCATCCTGCAACCATTGGCCGGCGGGCAATCCATTCTGACTACGCCCGCCGACGGACCTGTGACCGTGGCAAAACTGCTGGATGCCGTCACCGCCGACTTCGCTGTCCTGGCCAGGCGGCTTCGGGACGAGACAGGAGCCTTGCGGCGCTTCGTGAATGTTTACGTGGATGGTGACGAGGTGCGCCGGCTGCAGGGCCTTGAGACGGAGGTGGCACCCGGCCAGGAAGTGCTGGTCATCCAGTCAGTGGCGGGCGGCTGA
- a CDS encoding heavy-metal-associated domain-containing protein — protein MSTTSPTTTTVSVSGMTCGHCVSAVSEELEALEGVEAVDVELNAGGISTVTIISSDHLSPSEIGEAVAEAGYLVIANEA, from the coding sequence ATGAGCACCACCTCCCCAACCACCACCACGGTCAGCGTCTCCGGAATGACATGCGGCCATTGTGTTTCCGCCGTCAGTGAAGAACTTGAAGCCCTTGAGGGCGTAGAGGCAGTGGACGTCGAGCTCAACGCCGGCGGCATCTCCACCGTCACCATCATCTCAAGCGATCATTTGTCACCGTCCGAAATCGGCGAAGCAGTAGCGGAGGCCGGTTACCTGGTCATCGCCAACGAAGCCTAA
- a CDS encoding MFS transporter — protein sequence MSQILPSAEPGIAAPAGTPKKAALASFLGSAVEYYDFFIFGSAAALIFPKVFFPDADANAAIMSFATFGFAYVARPVGAVILGHFGDRVGRRKVLMFTLLLMGASTFLIGCLPDFNTVGWWAPALLVLARLCQGLSAAGEQAGASSMTLEHAPDNRRSFFTSWTLTGTQGGQILAALVFIPVLALPDEIKYGIGWRIPFWLSAVVVVVAFFIRRTLHEPPAFEEAQKSAQISKLPVADLLKGHWRDVLRVICCAFIAAVSTVFGTLAISYAKTVAGVDGTTTLWLVVGANLVALGTQPLFGKLADKIGRKPVFIYGALASAALTPVFLLSLESGSVPLMFLAAIGFFSFGYAASNAVWPSFYAEMFSTKVRFSGLAIGTQLGFLMAGFAPAIVAAMGGIKPGGWVQISIFTAIICTVAAVSALTAKETFKVPTKQLGLK from the coding sequence ATGAGCCAGATACTTCCGTCCGCCGAGCCAGGCATCGCTGCCCCGGCCGGGACGCCGAAGAAGGCAGCCCTCGCCAGCTTCCTGGGCAGCGCCGTCGAATACTACGACTTCTTCATTTTCGGTTCCGCCGCCGCCCTGATCTTCCCCAAGGTCTTCTTCCCGGATGCTGACGCGAACGCGGCCATCATGTCCTTCGCCACCTTCGGCTTCGCCTACGTGGCCCGTCCCGTCGGCGCCGTCATTTTGGGCCACTTTGGCGACAGGGTGGGACGGCGGAAGGTCCTGATGTTCACCCTTCTCCTGATGGGTGCCTCGACCTTCCTGATCGGCTGCCTCCCCGATTTCAACACCGTCGGCTGGTGGGCCCCCGCCCTGCTGGTCCTCGCCCGCCTGTGCCAGGGCCTCTCCGCTGCCGGAGAGCAGGCCGGTGCTTCCTCGATGACGCTGGAACACGCTCCGGACAACCGCCGCTCCTTCTTCACGTCCTGGACCCTCACCGGCACCCAGGGCGGCCAGATCCTCGCAGCCCTCGTCTTCATCCCCGTCCTCGCCCTGCCTGACGAGATCAAGTACGGCATCGGCTGGCGCATCCCCTTCTGGCTCAGCGCCGTCGTCGTTGTCGTGGCGTTCTTCATCCGCCGCACCCTGCACGAGCCCCCGGCCTTCGAAGAAGCCCAGAAGTCCGCCCAGATCTCCAAGCTCCCCGTCGCAGACCTCCTCAAGGGCCATTGGCGCGACGTCCTGCGCGTTATCTGCTGCGCCTTCATCGCTGCAGTCTCCACAGTTTTCGGCACCCTCGCCATCAGCTACGCAAAGACCGTTGCCGGCGTGGACGGCACCACCACCCTCTGGCTCGTGGTCGGCGCCAACCTCGTGGCCCTCGGCACCCAGCCGCTGTTCGGCAAGCTCGCCGACAAGATCGGCCGCAAGCCCGTCTTCATCTACGGCGCCCTGGCCAGCGCCGCCCTGACCCCCGTCTTCCTGCTCAGCCTCGAATCCGGCAGCGTGCCGCTGATGTTCCTCGCCGCCATCGGCTTCTTCTCCTTCGGCTACGCGGCCTCCAACGCCGTCTGGCCGTCCTTCTACGCCGAGATGTTCAGCACCAAGGTGCGCTTCTCCGGCCTGGCCATCGGCACCCAGCTCGGCTTCCTGATGGCCGGCTTCGCCCCGGCCATCGTGGCAGCCATGGGCGGCATCAAGCCCGGCGGCTGGGTCCAGATCAGCATCTTCACCGCCATCATCTGCACAGTCGCAGCCGTCTCAGCCCTCACCGCCAAGGAAACCTTCAAGGTACCCACCAAGCAGCTCGGCCTGAAGTAA
- a CDS encoding AEC family transporter — protein MGGVLIGLAVIGVVIAVGYIAARCGLGGEPTVSALTRTAFFITNPVLLFTVVLESDLTVVFSAYVPLAMITAAATSLLYVAASRLWFRRPLAETAIGAMASSYVNANNIGIPITLYALGDATPVAPVLLVQLLLFAPLVLTLLDLSAAGRFSPRLLLTQPFRNPMIIASLLGVVLAAFKVELPDPVMAPLTLLGGAAVPVVLLAFGMSLHGSRMLQSGGHTAEILTATALKSAVMPALAFVVGRFLFNLEQHMLLGVVLMAALPSAQNVFLFAGKYGRGVAVARETILLSTAAAAPALILIVWLLAG, from the coding sequence GTGGGCGGTGTGCTGATCGGGCTGGCGGTGATCGGCGTCGTTATTGCGGTGGGCTACATCGCTGCCCGGTGCGGGTTGGGCGGGGAGCCCACAGTCTCGGCGCTGACCCGAACCGCCTTCTTCATCACCAACCCGGTGCTGCTGTTCACCGTGGTCCTCGAATCCGACCTGACGGTGGTGTTCTCCGCCTACGTTCCGCTCGCCATGATCACGGCTGCCGCGACTTCCCTGCTGTATGTGGCGGCGAGCCGGCTGTGGTTCCGGCGGCCATTGGCCGAAACCGCCATCGGGGCGATGGCCAGTTCCTACGTCAACGCCAACAACATCGGCATCCCCATCACGCTGTACGCCCTGGGCGACGCAACCCCGGTGGCGCCGGTCCTGCTGGTCCAGCTGCTCCTCTTCGCGCCGCTGGTCCTCACCCTGCTGGACCTTTCCGCCGCCGGGCGTTTTTCTCCGCGCCTTCTGCTGACCCAACCGTTCCGGAATCCCATGATCATCGCCTCGCTGTTGGGCGTTGTCCTTGCGGCGTTCAAGGTGGAGCTTCCCGATCCTGTGATGGCGCCGCTGACACTCCTGGGCGGGGCGGCCGTCCCGGTGGTGCTGCTGGCCTTTGGCATGTCCCTGCACGGCTCGCGCATGCTGCAAAGCGGCGGGCATACCGCGGAAATCCTGACCGCCACCGCGCTGAAGTCTGCGGTGATGCCGGCGCTGGCGTTCGTCGTCGGGCGGTTCCTGTTCAACCTGGAGCAGCACATGCTCCTGGGCGTGGTGCTCATGGCGGCGCTTCCCTCGGCCCAGAACGTGTTCCTGTTCGCGGGCAAGTACGGCCGCGGGGTGGCGGTGGCCCGGGAAACCATCCTCCTTTCCACGGCGGCGGCAGCCCCGGCACTGATCCTCATCGTCTGGCTGCTGGCGGGCTGA
- a CDS encoding class F sortase has translation MSKERSRHSARKEPTRRRWNRGDLAILLCGVLAFLSMTFGAPLFHQMQVSARGDSAGIGSSAPGVTSRDQAQTVPGIPAANGTGAAGQGQVPGRASSAAPAPAPVLPAAAEPVHIRYASAAFDVPVHALDLDAAAQASQTVEPPATKDGYWLTPFGTPGQGSANTTYVIGHSWEGADAPFNHLSSAAAVGDRFEVDTATGTIPYKVDSVTTYLKSSLKESPIWSMVPNRLVLISCFTEDPWGKNVVVTASPAP, from the coding sequence ATGTCCAAGGAACGCAGCCGGCACTCGGCCCGCAAGGAGCCCACGCGGCGGCGCTGGAACCGTGGAGACCTGGCCATCCTCCTGTGCGGGGTTCTGGCCTTTCTGTCCATGACCTTCGGTGCACCGCTCTTCCACCAGATGCAGGTGTCCGCCAGAGGAGACAGCGCAGGGATCGGGTCTTCGGCACCTGGGGTCACGTCCCGGGACCAGGCACAAACGGTCCCTGGAATACCGGCAGCAAATGGAACGGGGGCGGCTGGGCAAGGGCAAGTGCCTGGCCGGGCCAGTTCAGCTGCACCGGCGCCCGCCCCCGTCCTCCCGGCGGCGGCCGAACCAGTGCACATCCGCTATGCCTCCGCCGCATTCGATGTTCCGGTCCATGCTCTTGACCTGGACGCCGCCGCGCAGGCCAGCCAGACGGTGGAGCCGCCCGCCACCAAAGATGGCTACTGGCTGACGCCCTTCGGGACACCGGGGCAGGGGTCCGCAAACACCACTTACGTGATCGGACACAGCTGGGAAGGTGCGGACGCACCTTTCAACCATCTGAGCTCCGCGGCGGCTGTGGGCGACAGGTTCGAGGTGGACACCGCAACCGGCACCATCCCCTACAAGGTGGACAGCGTGACCACCTATTTGAAGTCCAGCCTCAAGGAAAGTCCCATCTGGAGTATGGTGCCGAACCGGCTGGTCCTGATCAGCTGCTTCACCGAGGATCCCTGGGGCAAGAACGTGGTGGTCACTGCCTCCCCGGCGCCCTGA
- a CDS encoding pyridoxal phosphate-dependent aminotransferase, with protein MRAMQHSSKLQNVRYELRGPILQAAKNMEAEGHRILKMNLGDTAPFGLETPESVVVDMIHHLRGAQGYSDSKGIFSARTAISQYYQTRGLMQIGVEDIFIGNGVSELISMCLQAFMENGDEILVPAPDYPLWTAAVTLTGGTPVHYLCDETDNWWPDMADVEAKITSRTKGIVIINPNNPTGAVYPRYILDQFAALARKHNLVLFSDEIYEKVLYDDAVHIHTAAVAEDICCLTFSGLSKAYRMPGYRAGWVAVTGPLAATAAYREGLELLASLRLCPNVPAQHAIQTCLGGYQSIEALVRPGGRLREQRDLAHQLLTAIPGITCVRAEGAMYLFPRLDPDLYPIASDEQFVLDLLKDQKILVSHGSAFNWPAPDHFRFVILPSVLDIEEAVRRISTFLAAYRNREAA; from the coding sequence ATGCGCGCCATGCAACATTCCAGCAAACTCCAGAACGTCCGGTACGAACTGCGCGGGCCGATCCTCCAGGCAGCCAAGAACATGGAGGCCGAGGGCCACCGGATCCTGAAGATGAACCTGGGTGATACCGCCCCGTTCGGCCTGGAAACTCCCGAATCCGTGGTGGTGGACATGATCCACCACCTGCGGGGCGCACAGGGCTACAGCGACTCCAAGGGAATCTTTTCCGCCCGGACCGCCATCTCGCAGTATTACCAGACCCGCGGCCTGATGCAGATCGGCGTGGAGGACATCTTCATCGGCAACGGGGTCAGCGAACTGATTTCGATGTGCCTGCAGGCCTTTATGGAAAACGGCGACGAAATCCTGGTCCCCGCACCCGACTACCCGCTGTGGACAGCGGCTGTGACCCTGACCGGCGGCACACCGGTCCATTACCTGTGCGACGAGACAGATAACTGGTGGCCGGACATGGCCGACGTCGAGGCTAAGATCACCAGCCGGACCAAGGGCATCGTGATCATCAACCCAAACAACCCCACCGGCGCCGTCTACCCCCGCTACATCCTGGACCAGTTCGCCGCCCTGGCCCGGAAGCACAACCTGGTCCTCTTCTCGGACGAGATCTACGAGAAGGTGCTCTATGACGATGCCGTGCACATCCACACCGCCGCCGTGGCCGAGGACATCTGCTGCCTGACCTTCAGCGGCCTGTCCAAGGCCTACCGGATGCCCGGCTACCGTGCCGGGTGGGTTGCCGTGACCGGGCCACTGGCCGCCACCGCCGCATACCGTGAGGGGCTGGAACTGCTGGCGTCCCTGAGGTTGTGCCCCAACGTTCCTGCCCAGCATGCCATCCAGACATGCCTGGGCGGCTACCAGAGCATCGAGGCGCTGGTGCGCCCCGGCGGCCGGCTCCGGGAACAGCGGGACCTCGCGCACCAGCTACTGACCGCCATTCCGGGCATCACCTGCGTGCGAGCAGAGGGGGCCATGTACCTGTTCCCACGGCTGGACCCGGACCTCTATCCAATCGCCAGCGACGAGCAGTTCGTCCTGGACCTGTTGAAGGACCAGAAGATCCTGGTGTCCCACGGCTCGGCGTTCAACTGGCCCGCGCCCGACCACTTCCGCTTTGTAATCCTCCCGTCAGTCCTCGATATCGAGGAAGCGGTCCGCAGGATCTCAACATTCCTCGCCGCCTACCGCAACCGTGAGGCGGCTTAA
- a CDS encoding universal stress protein, which produces MTFDQFSSTSPLLVGIVPKQHPEVLQTAALLAARLGRPLLCAYVDEASYLVEWDPARSAHRLSLHPDADDEDIRAVTTELQAAIEGAVAKVPAEAGRTEWTFRTLTGDPARALARLAAENDAPMIVVGTSERGFSHRLTEALSGSVGAWLTHHQSRPVLVVPYRMPAHEDRP; this is translated from the coding sequence ATGACGTTCGATCAGTTCAGCAGTACTTCACCCCTCCTGGTAGGCATCGTGCCCAAGCAGCATCCCGAAGTCCTGCAGACCGCAGCCCTCCTCGCCGCCCGCCTGGGAAGGCCATTGCTCTGCGCTTACGTTGACGAGGCCAGCTACCTGGTGGAATGGGACCCTGCACGGTCCGCCCACCGGCTCTCCCTCCACCCTGATGCGGACGACGAGGACATCAGGGCCGTAACTACAGAACTGCAGGCGGCCATAGAAGGGGCGGTGGCCAAAGTGCCGGCCGAAGCCGGGCGCACGGAATGGACGTTCCGGACCCTTACAGGCGATCCCGCCCGCGCGCTGGCACGGCTCGCAGCTGAAAATGATGCGCCGATGATCGTCGTCGGCACGTCAGAGCGGGGTTTCTCCCATCGGCTCACGGAAGCCCTTAGTGGGTCAGTCGGCGCCTGGCTGACCCATCACCAGAGCCGCCCTGTCCTCGTAGTTCCCTACCGGATGCCAGCCCATGAGGACCGGCCGTGA
- a CDS encoding metal-sensitive transcriptional regulator, translating to MSATEEAVADEAAEATGHEALQHGYTGNKDAYLRRLKRIEGQVRGIARMVDEDKYCIDILTQVSAVTKALHAVSLGLVEEHIGHCVVGAASEPDPAARAEAIDAKVKEAADAIGRLLR from the coding sequence ATGAGTGCAACCGAAGAAGCAGTGGCGGACGAAGCGGCCGAAGCTACGGGCCATGAGGCGCTCCAGCATGGCTACACGGGAAACAAAGACGCCTATCTCCGCCGCCTCAAACGCATAGAAGGCCAGGTACGGGGAATTGCCCGCATGGTGGATGAGGACAAGTACTGCATTGACATCCTCACGCAGGTCTCCGCCGTCACTAAGGCCCTGCACGCTGTCAGCCTCGGACTGGTGGAAGAGCACATCGGCCACTGCGTGGTGGGCGCCGCATCCGAGCCGGACCCCGCGGCGCGGGCAGAAGCCATCGATGCCAAGGTCAAGGAAGCTGCCGATGCAATCGGCCGGCTCCTCCGGTAA
- a CDS encoding ATP-dependent DNA ligase, whose amino-acid sequence MELPVMPPVPPMLAKAVSGIPEGDLSYEPKWDGFRSIIFRDGDDLEIGSRNEKPMTRYFPELVEALKENLPPRCVVDGEIILIGPSGDRLDFDALQQRIHPAASRVKLLAAQTPASFVAFDLLALGGDDYTQRPFTERRTALEKALAASQAPVHLTAATTDKDTARRWFEQFEGAGLDGVVAKRLDGRYEPDKRVMFKTKHERTADCVVAGYRLHKSGPDAIGSLLLGLYKEDGGLASVGVIGAFPMKRRQELFQELQPMVTGFDDHPWAWGKQEEGERTPRNAEGSRWSAGKDLSFVPLRPDLVVEVRYDHMEGDRFRHTAQFNRWRPDRDPESCTYAQLEEPVSFDLASVLETGRP is encoded by the coding sequence ATGGAACTTCCCGTGATGCCGCCCGTCCCGCCCATGCTCGCCAAGGCCGTCAGCGGCATCCCGGAAGGCGATCTCAGCTATGAGCCCAAGTGGGACGGTTTCCGGTCCATCATCTTCCGCGACGGCGATGACCTGGAGATCGGCAGCCGCAACGAAAAGCCCATGACCCGCTACTTCCCTGAACTCGTGGAAGCCTTGAAGGAGAACCTGCCGCCGCGGTGCGTGGTGGACGGCGAGATTATCCTGATCGGCCCGTCCGGCGACCGGCTGGATTTCGACGCCCTCCAGCAGCGGATCCATCCCGCGGCCAGCCGGGTGAAGCTGCTCGCGGCGCAGACCCCTGCCTCATTCGTGGCGTTTGACCTGCTGGCCCTGGGCGGGGACGACTACACGCAACGGCCTTTCACGGAACGGCGGACGGCACTTGAGAAGGCCCTCGCCGCCAGCCAGGCACCCGTCCACCTCACCGCGGCCACTACGGACAAGGACACGGCCCGCCGGTGGTTTGAGCAGTTTGAGGGCGCGGGGCTGGACGGGGTGGTGGCCAAACGCCTGGACGGGCGGTACGAGCCCGACAAGCGGGTGATGTTCAAGACCAAGCACGAGCGCACCGCCGACTGCGTGGTGGCCGGCTACCGGCTGCACAAGAGCGGGCCGGACGCCATCGGCTCGCTGCTGCTCGGTTTGTACAAGGAGGACGGCGGCCTGGCCAGCGTGGGCGTGATCGGAGCCTTCCCGATGAAGCGCCGCCAAGAGCTGTTTCAGGAGCTGCAGCCGATGGTCACCGGCTTCGACGACCATCCGTGGGCGTGGGGCAAGCAGGAGGAAGGCGAACGGACCCCCCGCAATGCCGAAGGCAGCCGCTGGAGCGCCGGCAAGGACCTGTCCTTCGTGCCGCTGCGGCCCGACCTCGTGGTGGAGGTCCGGTACGACCACATGGAGGGCGACCGGTTCCGGCACACTGCCCAGTTCAACCGCTGGCGGCCGGACCGGGACCCGGAATCGTGCACCTACGCGCAGCTGGAGGAACCCGTCAGCTTTGACCTTGCCTCGGTGCTGGAGACCGGACGGCCGTAG
- a CDS encoding alpha-amylase family protein, with product MRIAETSDLWWKNAVIYCLDVETFFDDDGDGTGDFAGLTQRVDYLAALGVTCIWLMPFYPSPDRDDGYDVTDFFGVDSRLGTLGDLVEFIRAAKDRGMRVIADFVVNHTSDQHPWFVEARKSTDNPFRDFYVWRKDTPPDTSSEVVFPGEENSLWTQDEATGEWYLHMFAKHQPDLNVTNPQVRDQIAKAMGLWLELGLEGFRLDAVPFFLETRGQPKDEAAIIDPHAYLSALRSFVSRRNGSSVLLGEVNLPYKEQLEYFGGQEGNELNMQFDFMSMQHIYLSLARQDARPLAETLKSRPPIHPDNQWAMFVRNHDELTLDKLSDGERQEVFAAFGPEKNMQIYGRGLRRRLPPMLGGDQERVRMVYSLMFSLPGTPVLFYGEELGMGEDLRQKSRAAVRTPMQWNSEKNGGFSNAKASDLVAPLVRGEYGPENVNAAAGKRDPESLFNFMATLIARYREAPELGWGSFEIIDQPEPAVFAHTCSSDGGTLVLLHNLGEDPVKVSGRVGPEDGQRQAYRDAMLLDLFDGDNVALEPDGGFTVELGRYGFRWFRVHGKGDRLAP from the coding sequence ATGAGGATCGCCGAGACATCGGACCTGTGGTGGAAGAACGCCGTCATCTACTGCCTGGACGTGGAGACATTCTTTGACGACGACGGCGACGGCACCGGCGATTTCGCGGGCCTCACCCAGCGCGTGGACTACCTCGCCGCGTTGGGCGTGACGTGCATCTGGCTGATGCCGTTCTACCCGTCGCCGGACCGGGATGACGGCTACGACGTGACCGATTTCTTCGGCGTCGACTCCCGCCTGGGTACCCTGGGCGACCTGGTGGAATTCATCCGCGCCGCGAAGGACCGGGGCATGCGGGTGATCGCCGACTTCGTGGTGAACCACACCTCAGACCAGCACCCCTGGTTCGTCGAAGCCCGGAAATCCACGGACAACCCGTTCCGCGACTTTTACGTGTGGCGAAAAGACACTCCGCCGGACACGTCCTCCGAGGTGGTGTTCCCCGGGGAGGAGAACTCGCTCTGGACCCAGGACGAGGCAACCGGCGAGTGGTACCTGCACATGTTCGCCAAGCACCAGCCCGACCTGAACGTCACCAATCCGCAGGTCCGGGACCAGATTGCCAAGGCCATGGGGCTCTGGCTGGAACTGGGGCTGGAGGGTTTCAGGCTGGACGCCGTGCCGTTCTTCCTGGAGACCCGGGGCCAGCCCAAGGATGAGGCAGCGATCATCGATCCGCACGCCTATCTCAGTGCGCTGCGCAGTTTCGTGAGCCGGCGCAACGGCAGCTCGGTGCTGCTGGGCGAGGTTAACCTGCCGTACAAGGAGCAGCTGGAGTACTTCGGCGGGCAGGAGGGCAATGAACTGAACATGCAGTTCGACTTTATGTCCATGCAGCACATCTATTTGTCGCTGGCCCGGCAGGATGCGCGGCCGCTGGCCGAGACGCTTAAGAGCCGACCGCCGATCCACCCGGACAACCAGTGGGCCATGTTCGTGCGGAACCATGACGAACTCACGCTGGACAAGCTCAGCGACGGCGAGCGCCAGGAGGTCTTTGCCGCGTTCGGGCCGGAGAAGAACATGCAGATCTACGGCCGGGGACTGCGGCGGCGGCTTCCGCCGATGCTGGGCGGGGACCAGGAGCGCGTGCGGATGGTGTACTCGCTGATGTTCTCCCTGCCCGGCACCCCGGTGCTGTTCTACGGCGAGGAGCTCGGCATGGGCGAGGACCTCCGGCAGAAGAGCCGGGCCGCGGTGCGCACGCCCATGCAGTGGAACAGCGAGAAGAATGGCGGCTTCTCCAACGCCAAGGCGTCGGACCTGGTGGCGCCCCTGGTACGGGGCGAGTATGGGCCGGAGAACGTCAACGCGGCGGCGGGCAAGCGGGACCCGGAATCGCTGTTCAACTTCATGGCAACGCTGATCGCACGCTACCGCGAGGCTCCGGAGCTGGGGTGGGGCTCGTTCGAGATCATCGACCAGCCCGAACCTGCGGTGTTTGCGCACACCTGCAGCTCGGACGGCGGCACCCTGGTCCTCCTGCACAACCTCGGCGAAGATCCGGTGAAGGTCAGCGGAAGGGTGGGTCCCGAGGACGGTCAGCGCCAGGCCTACCGGGACGCCATGCTGCTGGACCTGTTCGACGGCGACAACGTGGCTTTGGAGCCCGACGGCGGCTTCACCGTGGAGCTGGGCCGTTACGGTTTCCGCTGGTTCCGGGTGCATGGAAAGGGGGACCGGCTGGCCCCGTAA
- a CDS encoding WD40/YVTN/BNR-like repeat-containing protein, whose amino-acid sequence MVGMATQRSFVLAIGTKKGLWLATSPDRREWAFTGPHFLMSEIPSIGIDTREGRTRIMVGVRNEHWGPTVAHSDDLGATWSEPEQGAITFPEDTGAALERIWQIYPDAEARPGVVWAGAEPISVWKSTDGGEHFELNRGLWDHPHRSDWGAGYGGAAAHSIVVHPEGETVHVAMSTGGVYRSLDGGTSWEARNKGISAYFMPDPNPEFGQCVHKIAADAAVDGRLYAQNHHGVYRTDDNAESWTSIAEGLPADFGFVMLTHPRREGTAWVVPLKADGERIPPNGELAVHRTDDAGASWKRLSNGLPTGEYNSVLRDAASVDTAEPAGVYFGTRGGTVYASPDEGETFTEVVAHLPDVLCVRAAVVAGA is encoded by the coding sequence ATGGTGGGCATGGCAACCCAACGAAGTTTTGTCTTGGCAATCGGGACCAAAAAGGGCCTGTGGCTGGCCACCAGCCCGGACAGGCGGGAATGGGCCTTCACCGGCCCGCATTTCCTGATGAGTGAGATTCCCAGCATCGGAATCGACACCAGGGAAGGCCGCACCCGGATCATGGTGGGGGTCCGGAACGAGCATTGGGGGCCCACGGTGGCCCATTCTGATGATCTTGGCGCCACCTGGTCCGAGCCCGAGCAGGGCGCCATCACGTTTCCCGAAGATACGGGCGCGGCCCTGGAACGCATCTGGCAGATTTATCCGGACGCCGAGGCGCGGCCGGGAGTGGTGTGGGCGGGGGCGGAGCCCATCTCGGTATGGAAGTCCACCGACGGCGGCGAACACTTCGAGTTGAACAGGGGCCTCTGGGACCATCCGCACCGCAGCGACTGGGGCGCCGGCTACGGCGGCGCCGCTGCCCACTCGATCGTGGTCCACCCTGAAGGCGAAACGGTGCACGTCGCCATGAGCACCGGGGGCGTTTACCGCTCGCTCGACGGCGGCACCTCCTGGGAGGCGCGCAACAAGGGGATTTCGGCCTACTTCATGCCGGATCCGAACCCCGAGTTCGGACAGTGCGTGCACAAGATCGCTGCGGATGCCGCCGTCGATGGCCGGCTTTACGCGCAGAACCACCACGGCGTGTACCGCACGGACGACAACGCGGAGAGCTGGACGTCAATTGCGGAGGGCCTGCCGGCCGACTTCGGCTTCGTGATGCTGACCCATCCGCGGCGGGAAGGTACAGCCTGGGTTGTCCCGCTCAAAGCTGACGGCGAGCGTATCCCGCCCAACGGCGAACTGGCCGTCCACCGCACGGACGACGCCGGCGCCAGCTGGAAGAGACTCAGCAACGGGTTGCCTACGGGCGAGTACAACAGCGTCCTGCGGGACGCCGCCTCCGTGGATACGGCGGAACCGGCGGGAGTCTACTTCGGAACGCGCGGGGGCACCGTCTACGCCAGCCCGGACGAAGGGGAAACGTTCACGGAAGTGGTGGCCCATCTTCCGGATGTCCTGTGCGTCCGGGCGGCAGTGGTGGCCGGTGCCTGA